Proteins from a genomic interval of Phocoena phocoena chromosome 20, mPhoPho1.1, whole genome shotgun sequence:
- the LTBP4 gene encoding latent-transforming growth factor beta-binding protein 4 isoform X2, with protein sequence MAGGARLLWVSLLVLLALLRPQPGLGRPRERLRVRFTPAVCGLSCVHGPTGPRCTPTCAPRNATSVDSGAPGGAAPGGPGFRAFLCPLICHNGGVCVKPDRCLCPPDFAGKFCQLHSSGARPPAPAMPGFTRSVYTMPLANHRDDEHGVASMVSVHVEHPQEASVVVHQVERVSGPWEESDAEAVARAEAAARAEAAAPYTVLAQSAPREDGYSDASGFGYCFRELRGGECASPLPGLRTQEVCCRGAGLAWGVHDCQSCSELLGNSDQVGVPDGPCPTGFERVNGSCEDVDECETGGRCQHGECANTHGGYTCVCPDGFLLDSSRSSCISQHVISEAKGPCFRVLRDGGCSLPILRNITKQICCCSRVGKAWGRGCQLCPPFGSEGFREICPAGPGYHYSASDLRYNTRPLGQEPPRVSLSQPRAPSSTSRPRTGFLPTHRPEPRPEPRLEPRPEPRPGPELPLPSIPAWTGPEIPESGPSAGECQRNPQVCGPGRCIPRPSGYTCACDSGFRLSPQGMRCIDVDECRRIPTPCAPGRCENTPGSFRCVCGPGFRAGPRGAECLDVDECHRVPPPCDRGRCENTPGSFLCVCPAGYQAAPHGASCQDVDECIQSPGLCGRGLCENLPGSFHCVCPAGFRGSACEEDVDECAQEPPPCGPGRCDNTAGSFHCACPAGFRSHGPGAPCQDVDECARSPPPCTYGRCENTEGSFQCVCPTGFQPSATGSECEDVDECEKHLACPGQECVNSPGSFQCRACPAGHHLHHGRCTDVDECRSGASCGPHGHCTNTEGSFRCTCAPGYRAPPGRPGPCADVNECLEGDFCFPNGECLNTDGSFACTCAPGYRPGPRGASCLDVDECSEEDLCQSGICTNTDGSFECVCPPGHRAGPDLASCLDVDECRERGPALCGSQRCENSPGSYRCVRDCDPGYHAGPEGTCDDVDECQEYGPGICGAQRCENTPGSYRCTPACDPGYQPTPGGGCQDVDECRNRSFCGAHAMCQNLPGSFQCLCDQGYEGARDGRHCVDVNECETLQGVCGAALCENVEGSFLCVCPNSPEEFDPMTGRCVSPRTSAGTFPGPQPHVPASPSLPARLPPPPSRRPSPPRQGPVGSGRRECYFDTAAPDACDNILARNVTWQECCCTVGEGWGSGCRIQQCPSTETAEYQSLCPHGRGYLAPSGDPSLRRDVDECQLFRDQVCKSGVCVNTAPGYSCYCSNGYYYHTQRLECIDNDECADEEPACEGGRCVNTIGSYHCTCEPPLVLDGSGRRCVSNESQSLDDNLGVCWQEVGADLVCSRPRLDRQATYTECCCLYGEAWGMDCALCPAQDSDDFEALCNVLRPPSYGPPRPGGFGLPYEYGPDLGSPYQGLPYGPELYLPPVLPYDPYPPPPGPFARREAPYGTPPFDMPDFEDDGGPYGESEAPAAAGPGSRWRYRSRDTRGSVPEPEESPEGGSYAGAQAGPYEGLEAEECGILDGCAHGRCVRVPEGFTCDCFDGYRLDMTRMACVDINECDEAEAAAQLCVNARCVNTDGSFRCICRPGFAPSHEPHHCTPARPRA encoded by the exons TCCTGTGTCCCTTGATCTGTCACAACGGAGGTGTGTGCGTGAAGCCTGACCGCTGCCTCTGTCCCCCGGACTTCGCTGGCAAGTTCTGCCAGTTGCACTCATCGGGCGCCCGACCCCCGGCCCCGGCCATGCCAGGCTTCACCCGCTCTGTGTACACCATGCCACTGGCCAACCACCGTGACGATGAGCATG GCGTGGCGTCTATGGTGAGCGTCCACGTGGAGCACCCGCAGGAGGCGTCGGTGGTGGTGCACCAGGTGGAGCGTGTGTCCGGCCCTTGGGAGGAGTCGGACGCCGAGGCAGTGGCGCGGGCGGAGGCGGCGGCTCGGGCGGAGGCGGCAGCGCCCTACACGGTGCTGGCACAGAGCGCGCCGCGCGAGGACGGCTACTCGGACGCCTCGGGCTTCGGTTACTGCTTTCGGGAGCTGCGCGGAGGCGAA TGTGCGTCCCCGCTGCCCGGGCTCCGGACGCAGGAAGTCTGCTGCAGAGGGGCCGGCTTGGCCTGGGGCGTTCACGACTGTCAGTCGTGCTCGGAGCTCCTGG GTAACTCCGACCAAGTGGGCGTCCCAGATGGACCGTGTCCAACTGGCTTTGAAAGGGTTAATGGGTCCTGCGAAG ATGTGGATGAGTGCGAGACTGGCGGGCGCTGCCAGCACGGGGAGTGTGCGAACACGCATGGCGGATACACCTGCGTGTGCCCCGACGGCTTTCTGCTTGACTCGTCCCGCAGCAGCTGCATCT cccaacaCGTGATCTCAGAGGCCAAGGGGCCCTGCTTCCGCGTGCTCCGCGACGGCGGCTGCTCGCTGCCCATTCTACGCAACATCACCAAACAGATCTGCTGCTGCAGCCGCGTAGGCAAAGCCTGGGGCCGGGGTTGCCAGCTCTGCCCACCCTTTGGCTCAG AGGGTTTTCGGGAGATCTGCCCAGCTGGCCCTGGCTATCATTACTCGGCCTCTGACCTCCGCTACAACACCAGACCCCTGGGCCAGGAACCACCCCGAGTGTCCCTCAGCCAGCCCCGTGCCCCATCCTCCACCTCCCGGCCACGCACAG GCTTTCTGCCCACTCATCGCCCAGAACCCCGGCCTGAGCCACGGCTAGAACCGAGGCCAGAGCCCCGTCCGGGCCCTGAGCTTCCCCTGCCCAGCATCCCTGCCTGGACTGGTCCGGAGATCCCTGAATCAG GTCCCTCTGCAGGCGAGTGTCAACGTAATCCCCAGGTCTGCGGCCCGGGACGCTGCATTCCCCGGCCCAGTGGCTACACCTGCGCGTGCGACTCCGGTTTCCGGCTCAGCCCGCAGGGCATGCGCTGCATTG ACGTGGACGAATGTCGCCGCATTCCCACGCCTTGTGCTCCCGGGCGCTGCGAAAACACGCCAGGCAGCTTCCGTTGCGTGTGCGGGCCGGGCTTCCGAGCTGGCCCGCGGGGTGCGGAGTGTCTGG ACGTGGACGAGTGCCACCGCGTGCCGCCACCCTGTGACCGTGGGCGCTGCGAGAACACGCCAGGCAGCTTCCTGTGCGTGTGCCCCGCTGGGTACCAGGCTGCGCCCCACGGAGCCAGCTGCCAGG ATGTGGATGAATGCATCCAGAGCCCAGGCCTGTGTGGCCGAGGGCTCTGTGAGAACCTGCCCGGCTCTTTCCACTGTGTGTGCCCGGCTGGCTTCCGGGGCTCAGCGTGTGAAGAGGATGTGGACGAGTGCGCCCAGGAGCCACCACCCTGTGGGCCAGGCCGTTGTGACAACACAGCAGGCTCCTTTCACTGTGCCTGCCCTGCTGGCTTCCGCTCCCATGGGCCGGGGGCCCCCTGCCAAG ATGTGGATGAGTGCGCCCGTAGCCCCCCGCCCTGCACCTATGGCCGCTGTGAGAACACAGAAGGCAGCTTCCAGTGCGTCTGCCCCACGGGCTTCCAACCCAGTGCTACCGGCTCTGAGTGCGAGG ATGTGGATGAGTGTGAGAAGCACCTGGCATGTCCTGGGCAGGAGTGTGTGAACTCACCTGGCTCCTTCCAGTGCAGGGCCTGTCCTGCTGGCCACCACCTGCACCATGGCCGATGTACTG ATGTGGATGAATGCCGTTCGGGCGCCTCCTGCGGCCCCCATGGCCACTGCACTAACACTGAAGGCTCCTTCCGCTGCACCTGCGCGCCAGGCTACCGGGCACCACCTGGTCGGCCCGGGCCCTGCGCAG ACGTGAACGAGTGCCTGGAGGGCGACTTTTGCTTCCCCAACGGCGAGTGCCTCAACACCGACGGCTCCTTTGCCTGTACTTGTGCTCCCGGTTACCGGCCCGGACCTCGCGGAGCCTCTTGCCTCG ACGTGGACGAATGCAGCGAGGAGGACCTCTGCCAGAGCGGCATCTGTACCAACACCGACGGCTCTTTCGAGTGCGTCTGTCCTCCAGGACACCGCGCTGGCCCAGACCTCGCCTCCTGCCTCG ACGTGGACGAATGTCGGGAGCGGGGCCCGGCCTTGTGCGGGTCCCAGCGTTGTGAGAATTCCCCCGGCTCCTACCGCTGTGTCCGCGACTGCGACCCTGGCTACCACGCAGGCCCTGAGGGCACCTGTGACG ACGTGGATGAGTGCCAGGAATATGGCCCAGGGATTTGTGGAGCCCAGCGCTGTGAGAATACCCCTGGCTCCTACCGCTGCACACCGGCCTGTGACCCTGGCTACCAGCCCACGCCAGGGGGTGGATGCCAGG ATGTGGACGAATGCCGGAACCGGTCCTTCTGCGGGGCCCATGCCATGTGCCAGAACCTGCCTGGCTCCTTCCAGTGCCTCTGTGACCAGGGCTACGAGGGGGCGCGGGACGGGCGTCACTGCGTGG ATGTGAATGAATGTGAAACGCTACAGGGTGTGTGTGGAGCTGCCCTGTGTGAGAATGTGGAAGGCTCCTTCCTCTGTGTCTGCCCCAACAGCCCTGAGGAGTTTGACCCCATGACTGGACGCTGTGTTTCCCCTCGGACGTCTGCTG GCACGTTCCCGGGCCCGCAGCCCCACGTACCCGCCAGCCCCAGTCTGCCAGCCAGGCTCCCACCACCCCCGTCCCGCCGGCCCAGCCCACCTCGGCAGGGCCCTGTGGGCAGCGGGCGCCGGGAGTGCTACTTTGACACGGCAGCTCCGGATGCATGTGACAACATCCTGGCTCGGAACGTGACGTGGCAGGAGTGCTGCTGCACTGTGGGTGAGGGCTGGGGCAGCGGCTGCCGCATCCAGCAGTGCCCAAGCACCGAGACAG CTGAGTACCAGTCATTGTGCCCCCACGGCCGGGGCTACCTGGCACCCAGCGGAGACCCGAGCCTCCGGAGAG ACGTGGACGAGTGCCAGCTCTTCCGAGACCAGGTGTGCAAGAGCGGCGTGTGCGTGAACACGGCCCCAGGCTACTCATGTTACTGCAGCAATGGCTACTACTATCATACCCAGCGCCTGGAGTGCATCG ATAACGACGAGTGCGCGGACGAGGAGCCAGCCTGTGAGGGCGGCCGCTGCGTCAATACCATAGGCTCTTATCACTGCACGTGCGAGCCCCCACTTGTGCTGGACGGCTCGGGGCGCCGCTGCGTCTCCAACGAGAGCCAGAGCCTCG ACGACAATCTGGGAGTGTGCTGGCAGGAAGTGGGGGCTGACCTCGTGTGCAGTCGCCCTCGGCTGGATCGCCAGGCCACCTACACGGAGTGCTGCTGCCTCTATGGCGAGGCCTGGGGCATGGACTGTGCCCTCTGCCCAGCACAGGACTCAG ATGACTTTGAGGCCCTGTGCAACGTGCTGCGCCCCCCCTCGTATGGACCCCCGCGGCCAGGTGGCTTTGGACTCCCCTACGAGTATGGCCCAGACCTAGGTTCACCTTACCAGGGCCTTCCGTACGGGCCTGAGTTGTACCTGCCACCCGTCCTACCCTATGACCCCTACCCACCGCCACCTGGGCCCTTCGCGCGCCGGGAGGCCCCCTACGGGACGCCACCCTTCGACATGCCCGACTTCGAGGACGATGGTGGCCCCTACGGTGAATCCGAGGCTCCTGCAGCTGCCGGCCCGGGCTCCCGCTGGCGCTATCGGTCGCGCGACACCCGTGGCTCCGTCCCAGAGCCTGAGGAGTCGCCTGAAGGTGGAAGCTATGCTG GCGCCCAGGCTGGGCCCTACGAAGGGCTGGAGGCGGAGGAGTGCGGGATCCTGGACGGCTGCGCCCACGGCCGATGTGTGCGTGTCCCCGAGGGCTTCACCTGCGACTGCTTCGACGGCTACCGCCTGGACATGACCCGCATGGCCTGCGTCG ACATCAACGAGTGTGACGAGGCCGAGGCCGCCGCCCAGCTCTGCGTCAACGCGCGCTGCGTCAACACGGATGGCTCGTTCCGCTGCATCTGCCGCCCAGGATTCGCACCCTCGCACGAGCCGCACCACTGCACGCCCGCCAGGCCCCGGGCCTGA
- the LTBP4 gene encoding latent-transforming growth factor beta-binding protein 4 isoform X1 has protein sequence MRLPGPSGRRPLLLVLLLSLLAAAASAAHAAGPSPSQAVEVAVIPGRPAGVAACRCCPGRSPRRSRCFRASCRVQSCRPEKCAGPQWCLTPVPPELSSPSLSVRKKQVSLNWQPLTLQEARALLRRRRPRGPGARALLRRRPPQRAPAGQSRVLCPLICHNGGVCVKPDRCLCPPDFAGKFCQLHSSGARPPAPAMPGFTRSVYTMPLANHRDDEHGVASMVSVHVEHPQEASVVVHQVERVSGPWEESDAEAVARAEAAARAEAAAPYTVLAQSAPREDGYSDASGFGYCFRELRGGECASPLPGLRTQEVCCRGAGLAWGVHDCQSCSELLGNSDQVGVPDGPCPTGFERVNGSCEDVDECETGGRCQHGECANTHGGYTCVCPDGFLLDSSRSSCISQHVISEAKGPCFRVLRDGGCSLPILRNITKQICCCSRVGKAWGRGCQLCPPFGSEGFREICPAGPGYHYSASDLRYNTRPLGQEPPRVSLSQPRAPSSTSRPRTGFLPTHRPEPRPEPRLEPRPEPRPGPELPLPSIPAWTGPEIPESGPSAGECQRNPQVCGPGRCIPRPSGYTCACDSGFRLSPQGMRCIDVDECRRIPTPCAPGRCENTPGSFRCVCGPGFRAGPRGAECLDVDECHRVPPPCDRGRCENTPGSFLCVCPAGYQAAPHGASCQDVDECIQSPGLCGRGLCENLPGSFHCVCPAGFRGSACEEDVDECAQEPPPCGPGRCDNTAGSFHCACPAGFRSHGPGAPCQDVDECARSPPPCTYGRCENTEGSFQCVCPTGFQPSATGSECEDVDECEKHLACPGQECVNSPGSFQCRACPAGHHLHHGRCTDVDECRSGASCGPHGHCTNTEGSFRCTCAPGYRAPPGRPGPCADVNECLEGDFCFPNGECLNTDGSFACTCAPGYRPGPRGASCLDVDECSEEDLCQSGICTNTDGSFECVCPPGHRAGPDLASCLDVDECRERGPALCGSQRCENSPGSYRCVRDCDPGYHAGPEGTCDDVDECQEYGPGICGAQRCENTPGSYRCTPACDPGYQPTPGGGCQDVDECRNRSFCGAHAMCQNLPGSFQCLCDQGYEGARDGRHCVDVNECETLQGVCGAALCENVEGSFLCVCPNSPEEFDPMTGRCVSPRTSAGTFPGPQPHVPASPSLPARLPPPPSRRPSPPRQGPVGSGRRECYFDTAAPDACDNILARNVTWQECCCTVGEGWGSGCRIQQCPSTETAEYQSLCPHGRGYLAPSGDPSLRRDVDECQLFRDQVCKSGVCVNTAPGYSCYCSNGYYYHTQRLECIDNDECADEEPACEGGRCVNTIGSYHCTCEPPLVLDGSGRRCVSNESQSLDDNLGVCWQEVGADLVCSRPRLDRQATYTECCCLYGEAWGMDCALCPAQDSDDFEALCNVLRPPSYGPPRPGGFGLPYEYGPDLGSPYQGLPYGPELYLPPVLPYDPYPPPPGPFARREAPYGTPPFDMPDFEDDGGPYGESEAPAAAGPGSRWRYRSRDTRGSVPEPEESPEGGSYAGAQAGPYEGLEAEECGILDGCAHGRCVRVPEGFTCDCFDGYRLDMTRMACVDINECDEAEAAAQLCVNARCVNTDGSFRCICRPGFAPSHEPHHCTPARPRA, from the exons TCCTGTGTCCCTTGATCTGTCACAACGGAGGTGTGTGCGTGAAGCCTGACCGCTGCCTCTGTCCCCCGGACTTCGCTGGCAAGTTCTGCCAGTTGCACTCATCGGGCGCCCGACCCCCGGCCCCGGCCATGCCAGGCTTCACCCGCTCTGTGTACACCATGCCACTGGCCAACCACCGTGACGATGAGCATG GCGTGGCGTCTATGGTGAGCGTCCACGTGGAGCACCCGCAGGAGGCGTCGGTGGTGGTGCACCAGGTGGAGCGTGTGTCCGGCCCTTGGGAGGAGTCGGACGCCGAGGCAGTGGCGCGGGCGGAGGCGGCGGCTCGGGCGGAGGCGGCAGCGCCCTACACGGTGCTGGCACAGAGCGCGCCGCGCGAGGACGGCTACTCGGACGCCTCGGGCTTCGGTTACTGCTTTCGGGAGCTGCGCGGAGGCGAA TGTGCGTCCCCGCTGCCCGGGCTCCGGACGCAGGAAGTCTGCTGCAGAGGGGCCGGCTTGGCCTGGGGCGTTCACGACTGTCAGTCGTGCTCGGAGCTCCTGG GTAACTCCGACCAAGTGGGCGTCCCAGATGGACCGTGTCCAACTGGCTTTGAAAGGGTTAATGGGTCCTGCGAAG ATGTGGATGAGTGCGAGACTGGCGGGCGCTGCCAGCACGGGGAGTGTGCGAACACGCATGGCGGATACACCTGCGTGTGCCCCGACGGCTTTCTGCTTGACTCGTCCCGCAGCAGCTGCATCT cccaacaCGTGATCTCAGAGGCCAAGGGGCCCTGCTTCCGCGTGCTCCGCGACGGCGGCTGCTCGCTGCCCATTCTACGCAACATCACCAAACAGATCTGCTGCTGCAGCCGCGTAGGCAAAGCCTGGGGCCGGGGTTGCCAGCTCTGCCCACCCTTTGGCTCAG AGGGTTTTCGGGAGATCTGCCCAGCTGGCCCTGGCTATCATTACTCGGCCTCTGACCTCCGCTACAACACCAGACCCCTGGGCCAGGAACCACCCCGAGTGTCCCTCAGCCAGCCCCGTGCCCCATCCTCCACCTCCCGGCCACGCACAG GCTTTCTGCCCACTCATCGCCCAGAACCCCGGCCTGAGCCACGGCTAGAACCGAGGCCAGAGCCCCGTCCGGGCCCTGAGCTTCCCCTGCCCAGCATCCCTGCCTGGACTGGTCCGGAGATCCCTGAATCAG GTCCCTCTGCAGGCGAGTGTCAACGTAATCCCCAGGTCTGCGGCCCGGGACGCTGCATTCCCCGGCCCAGTGGCTACACCTGCGCGTGCGACTCCGGTTTCCGGCTCAGCCCGCAGGGCATGCGCTGCATTG ACGTGGACGAATGTCGCCGCATTCCCACGCCTTGTGCTCCCGGGCGCTGCGAAAACACGCCAGGCAGCTTCCGTTGCGTGTGCGGGCCGGGCTTCCGAGCTGGCCCGCGGGGTGCGGAGTGTCTGG ACGTGGACGAGTGCCACCGCGTGCCGCCACCCTGTGACCGTGGGCGCTGCGAGAACACGCCAGGCAGCTTCCTGTGCGTGTGCCCCGCTGGGTACCAGGCTGCGCCCCACGGAGCCAGCTGCCAGG ATGTGGATGAATGCATCCAGAGCCCAGGCCTGTGTGGCCGAGGGCTCTGTGAGAACCTGCCCGGCTCTTTCCACTGTGTGTGCCCGGCTGGCTTCCGGGGCTCAGCGTGTGAAGAGGATGTGGACGAGTGCGCCCAGGAGCCACCACCCTGTGGGCCAGGCCGTTGTGACAACACAGCAGGCTCCTTTCACTGTGCCTGCCCTGCTGGCTTCCGCTCCCATGGGCCGGGGGCCCCCTGCCAAG ATGTGGATGAGTGCGCCCGTAGCCCCCCGCCCTGCACCTATGGCCGCTGTGAGAACACAGAAGGCAGCTTCCAGTGCGTCTGCCCCACGGGCTTCCAACCCAGTGCTACCGGCTCTGAGTGCGAGG ATGTGGATGAGTGTGAGAAGCACCTGGCATGTCCTGGGCAGGAGTGTGTGAACTCACCTGGCTCCTTCCAGTGCAGGGCCTGTCCTGCTGGCCACCACCTGCACCATGGCCGATGTACTG ATGTGGATGAATGCCGTTCGGGCGCCTCCTGCGGCCCCCATGGCCACTGCACTAACACTGAAGGCTCCTTCCGCTGCACCTGCGCGCCAGGCTACCGGGCACCACCTGGTCGGCCCGGGCCCTGCGCAG ACGTGAACGAGTGCCTGGAGGGCGACTTTTGCTTCCCCAACGGCGAGTGCCTCAACACCGACGGCTCCTTTGCCTGTACTTGTGCTCCCGGTTACCGGCCCGGACCTCGCGGAGCCTCTTGCCTCG ACGTGGACGAATGCAGCGAGGAGGACCTCTGCCAGAGCGGCATCTGTACCAACACCGACGGCTCTTTCGAGTGCGTCTGTCCTCCAGGACACCGCGCTGGCCCAGACCTCGCCTCCTGCCTCG ACGTGGACGAATGTCGGGAGCGGGGCCCGGCCTTGTGCGGGTCCCAGCGTTGTGAGAATTCCCCCGGCTCCTACCGCTGTGTCCGCGACTGCGACCCTGGCTACCACGCAGGCCCTGAGGGCACCTGTGACG ACGTGGATGAGTGCCAGGAATATGGCCCAGGGATTTGTGGAGCCCAGCGCTGTGAGAATACCCCTGGCTCCTACCGCTGCACACCGGCCTGTGACCCTGGCTACCAGCCCACGCCAGGGGGTGGATGCCAGG ATGTGGACGAATGCCGGAACCGGTCCTTCTGCGGGGCCCATGCCATGTGCCAGAACCTGCCTGGCTCCTTCCAGTGCCTCTGTGACCAGGGCTACGAGGGGGCGCGGGACGGGCGTCACTGCGTGG ATGTGAATGAATGTGAAACGCTACAGGGTGTGTGTGGAGCTGCCCTGTGTGAGAATGTGGAAGGCTCCTTCCTCTGTGTCTGCCCCAACAGCCCTGAGGAGTTTGACCCCATGACTGGACGCTGTGTTTCCCCTCGGACGTCTGCTG GCACGTTCCCGGGCCCGCAGCCCCACGTACCCGCCAGCCCCAGTCTGCCAGCCAGGCTCCCACCACCCCCGTCCCGCCGGCCCAGCCCACCTCGGCAGGGCCCTGTGGGCAGCGGGCGCCGGGAGTGCTACTTTGACACGGCAGCTCCGGATGCATGTGACAACATCCTGGCTCGGAACGTGACGTGGCAGGAGTGCTGCTGCACTGTGGGTGAGGGCTGGGGCAGCGGCTGCCGCATCCAGCAGTGCCCAAGCACCGAGACAG CTGAGTACCAGTCATTGTGCCCCCACGGCCGGGGCTACCTGGCACCCAGCGGAGACCCGAGCCTCCGGAGAG ACGTGGACGAGTGCCAGCTCTTCCGAGACCAGGTGTGCAAGAGCGGCGTGTGCGTGAACACGGCCCCAGGCTACTCATGTTACTGCAGCAATGGCTACTACTATCATACCCAGCGCCTGGAGTGCATCG ATAACGACGAGTGCGCGGACGAGGAGCCAGCCTGTGAGGGCGGCCGCTGCGTCAATACCATAGGCTCTTATCACTGCACGTGCGAGCCCCCACTTGTGCTGGACGGCTCGGGGCGCCGCTGCGTCTCCAACGAGAGCCAGAGCCTCG ACGACAATCTGGGAGTGTGCTGGCAGGAAGTGGGGGCTGACCTCGTGTGCAGTCGCCCTCGGCTGGATCGCCAGGCCACCTACACGGAGTGCTGCTGCCTCTATGGCGAGGCCTGGGGCATGGACTGTGCCCTCTGCCCAGCACAGGACTCAG ATGACTTTGAGGCCCTGTGCAACGTGCTGCGCCCCCCCTCGTATGGACCCCCGCGGCCAGGTGGCTTTGGACTCCCCTACGAGTATGGCCCAGACCTAGGTTCACCTTACCAGGGCCTTCCGTACGGGCCTGAGTTGTACCTGCCACCCGTCCTACCCTATGACCCCTACCCACCGCCACCTGGGCCCTTCGCGCGCCGGGAGGCCCCCTACGGGACGCCACCCTTCGACATGCCCGACTTCGAGGACGATGGTGGCCCCTACGGTGAATCCGAGGCTCCTGCAGCTGCCGGCCCGGGCTCCCGCTGGCGCTATCGGTCGCGCGACACCCGTGGCTCCGTCCCAGAGCCTGAGGAGTCGCCTGAAGGTGGAAGCTATGCTG GCGCCCAGGCTGGGCCCTACGAAGGGCTGGAGGCGGAGGAGTGCGGGATCCTGGACGGCTGCGCCCACGGCCGATGTGTGCGTGTCCCCGAGGGCTTCACCTGCGACTGCTTCGACGGCTACCGCCTGGACATGACCCGCATGGCCTGCGTCG ACATCAACGAGTGTGACGAGGCCGAGGCCGCCGCCCAGCTCTGCGTCAACGCGCGCTGCGTCAACACGGATGGCTCGTTCCGCTGCATCTGCCGCCCAGGATTCGCACCCTCGCACGAGCCGCACCACTGCACGCCCGCCAGGCCCCGGGCCTGA